The proteins below are encoded in one region of Dioscorea cayenensis subsp. rotundata cultivar TDr96_F1 chromosome 18, TDr96_F1_v2_PseudoChromosome.rev07_lg8_w22 25.fasta, whole genome shotgun sequence:
- the LOC120282570 gene encoding pectinesterase 3-like: protein MLFLIIIISGAAIAVMVHRQGTNSTTQNPTTSSSSSIKAVCEATRYPNSCFSSISSKEGANKTSNPLEIFKISLQVAMNSLSNVSSWLNSYKSQTKDKNIMAALDDCQELFADAMDTLNDSLVSLQDFDVAKLSSSSSSSSLLISDLQTWLSAVVTYQETCIDGFEGDTRRTVEAAMVNSTQLTSNSLAIVAKVLRLLIENFGGFNLNRKLLQVDERRVVFEEMKLKPNVTVAKDGSGEFKSITKALELVPKKNMFPFVIYVKEGVYSEYVEVEKSMWNVTILGDGMYKTVVTGSKNKVAGSTTFKSATFIVSGRRFTAINMGFVNTAGPDKHQAVALRSSADQSVFYRCSFVGFQDTLYTHSLRQYYRECDIVGTVDFIFGDASVIFQNCRIMPRQPMQGQANTITAQGRIDPNENTGIVIQASTISPFDNVTADTYLGRPWKVYATTIFMRSVIGEMVDKLGWLEWEEYVVPPKTIDYAEYHNTGPGSSVAGRVNWPGYRPSITGNEAKKFGVDPFIQGSQWIPSTGISFDTIS, encoded by the exons ATGCTCTtccttatcatcatcatctccgGCGCTGCCATTGCCGTGATGGTTCACCGGCAAGGCACCAATTCCACCACCCAAAACCCCACCACCTCCTCATCCAGCAGCATAAAAGCAGTGTGTGAAGCCACAAGGTACCCAAACTCATGCTTCTCCAGCATCTCTTCAAAGGAAGGTGCTAATAAGACCAGTAATCCATTAGAAATCTTCAAGATCTCTTTGCAAGTGGCCATGAATTCATTATCCAATGTGTCTTCTTGGTTAAATTCATACAAGTCTCAAACAAAGGATAAGAATATCATGGCAGCTCTTGATGATTGTCAAGAGTTGTTCGCCGATGCAATGGATACACTCAACGATTCACTAGTGTCTTTGCAAGACTTCGATGTGGCTAAGTtatcgtcatcatcatcttcttcttcattgttgaTCAGTGACTTGCAGACATGGCTCAGTGCTGTTGTCACTTATCAAGAAACTTGCATAGATGGTTTCGAAGGTGATACAAGGAGAACGGTGGAGGCGGCGATGGTGAACTCTACGCAGCTCACTAGTAATAGTTTGGCGATAGTTGCGAAGGTTTTACGGTTACttattgaaaattttggagGTTTTAATTTGAATAGGAAGTTGCTGCAAGTTGATGAGAGGAGAGTTGTTTTCGAAGAGATGAAGCTGAAGCCTAATGTTACAGTGGCTAAGGATGGGAGTGGTGAGTTTAAGAGTATCACAAAGGCTTTGGAGCTAGTTCCTAAGAAGAATATGTTTCCATTTGTGATCTATGTGAAGGAAGGGGTTTATAGTGAGTATGTTGAAGTGGAGAAGAGCATGTGGAATGTTACCATTTTGGGTGATGGCATGTACAAGACTGTTGTGACAGGGAGCAAAAACAAGGTTGCTGGCTCAACAACCTTCAAATCAGCCACTTTCA TTGTTTCAGGCCGAAGATTTACAGCAATAAACATGGGGTTCGTAAACACGGCTGGGCCGGACAAACACCAAGCCGTCGCTCTTCGATCAAGTGCTGATCAATCGGTCTTTTACCGATGTTCATTTGTCGGATTCCAAGACACATTATACACTCACTCTCTTCGCCAATACTACCGAGAATGTGATATCGTTGGTACCGTAGATTTCATCTTCGGTGATGCTTCTGTCATCTTTCAAAACTGTAGGATCATGCCAAGACAACCAATGCAAGGGCAAGCGAACACGATTACCGCACAAGGACGGATAGACCCGAATGAAAACACCGGAATTGTGATACAAGCTAGTACGATATCGCCATTCGATAATGTGACGGCCGATACGTATCTAGGCCGACCATGGAAGGTTTATGCAACAACGATATTTATGCGGTCTGTGATCGGAGAAATGGTCGACAAACTTGGCTGGTTAGAATGGGAAGAATATGTGGTGCCACCTAAGACAATAGATTATGCAGAGTACCACAACACTGGACCAGGCTCTAGTGTTGCAGGAAGAGTAAACTGGCCAGGTTACAGGCCTTCAATTACTGGAAATGAAGCCAAGAAGTTTGGGGTGGATCCTTTCATTCAGGGAAGTCAATGGATTCCATCTACTGGGATTAGTTTTGATAccatttcttga